One part of the Bacteroidia bacterium genome encodes these proteins:
- a CDS encoding serine hydrolase codes for MKTATSRILLFVFLLIGIPFGYWSMQKLLGQEKREENQSKLDEKVQKRIDELFKEYEKIASPGYAIGVVKGKELLYGKGYGSANLDYQIPIGTHSVFSIASVSKQFTGAAIALLIMEEKLDLEMSAKDFIPELKKYPEDIQIKHLIYNCSGITDYYRLDRPDGQSWNTLLHFDIDDCIEVVLAEEKLQFTPGEKWDYSNVNWMLLTKIVEKVSAMPFDQFMEERLFEPLAMNNSLIHTDITQIIPDRVVPYNFKTKENIEGYRESGVYVGEKGDFIQHPRISPHYGGSGVMTTIEDLSKWCINFHTKSFGGQSFYDLIHRTEAFPHGRNNQAFGLYIGDFNGKPIAAWDGGDWGISSQIKYFLEEEVAIICLANFGDGQSFRKVDQIADILVEEGIL; via the coding sequence ATGAAAACCGCTACTTCCCGAATTCTACTATTTGTTTTTTTACTAATCGGAATCCCTTTTGGCTATTGGTCTATGCAGAAATTGCTGGGGCAGGAAAAAAGGGAAGAAAATCAGTCAAAGCTGGATGAAAAGGTCCAGAAAAGGATAGACGAGCTTTTTAAGGAATATGAAAAAATTGCAAGCCCAGGCTATGCCATAGGAGTAGTAAAAGGAAAGGAACTTTTGTATGGAAAAGGATATGGCAGCGCAAATCTGGATTATCAGATTCCCATAGGTACGCATTCTGTATTTAGCATAGCCTCGGTTTCCAAGCAATTTACGGGAGCAGCCATTGCTCTTCTTATTATGGAGGAAAAGCTGGATTTGGAGATGTCTGCAAAGGATTTTATCCCGGAATTGAAAAAGTATCCGGAAGATATCCAGATCAAACACCTCATTTACAATTGCAGCGGAATTACAGATTATTACCGACTCGATAGGCCAGATGGGCAATCCTGGAACACCTTATTACATTTTGATATTGATGATTGCATCGAAGTAGTTTTGGCAGAAGAAAAGCTTCAATTTACTCCAGGTGAAAAATGGGACTATTCCAATGTGAACTGGATGCTCCTGACGAAGATTGTAGAAAAAGTCAGTGCTATGCCCTTTGATCAATTTATGGAAGAAAGGCTATTTGAACCCCTGGCTATGAATAACAGCCTGATTCATACAGACATTACCCAAATCATCCCCGATAGAGTAGTTCCCTATAATTTCAAGACAAAGGAGAATATAGAGGGCTATCGAGAGAGTGGAGTATATGTAGGAGAAAAGGGAGACTTCATTCAGCATCCTCGTATATCTCCGCACTATGGAGGAAGTGGGGTAATGACGACCATAGAGGACCTCTCGAAATGGTGCATCAATTTCCATACGAAGAGCTTTGGGGGTCAAAGCTTTTATGATCTCATACATCGGACAGAAGCCTTTCCCCATGGAAGAAATAACCAGGCCTTTGGCTTATACATCGGAGACTTTAATGGCAAACCCATAGCTGCCTGGGACGGGGGAGATTGGGGCATCAGCAGCCAGATTAAATATTTCCTGGAAGAAGAAGTAGCCATCATTTGCCTCGCCAATTTCGGAGACGGCCAATCTTTCCGGAAGGTGGATCAGATCGCTGATATTTTGGTTGAGGAAGGGATTCTATAA
- a CDS encoding penicillin acylase family protein has translation MKKLLTTLISLWAFSFLFSQSQKLDGLQAEVNIYTDEYGISHIYADNEADLFFAQGYNAARDRLFQFEVWRRQATGTVAEILGPRELKRDIGTRLFMFRGDMDQEMNYYHDRGKLIIESFVKGVNAYIEETEGNPDLLPLEFSLLGIKPQKWTPAVVISRHQGLLGNIGQEWANGLMLRLASEEKVREINWFHPKDPLLNMDESISLEMLSENILELYDAYRRPVIFQPEDLIAEVRNEEDAFRYIAEIQEKERKALLQEELESIGSNNWVVDGSRTQSGYPIMANDPHRTLAAPSLRYMSHLVAPGWNVIGGGEPEIPGISIGHNEYGAWGLTVYRTDGEDMYVYDINPKNKNQYWHKGQWLDMHIIEDEIKVKGQKPEKVEYRYTVHGPVPFVDEKRNKAYAIRCAWLEVGGSPYLASLRMDQAKNWEEFREACNYSHIPGENMIWADREGNIGWQAVGIAPIRRNFSGMVPVPGDGRFEWDGYLPIKAKAHIYNPENGYIITANEDVTPKDYEYWDAVGYSWGDTYRGDRLAELIDRGRKHSMTDMADYQTDYLSIPARMLVPMLKNIELKDEKLKAAKAALLDWDYLLEPGSITASIYVEWESAIRRSYVVAKVPPALLNFHGESLYYPQMKLAIDWVLYEADREEVLRKSLSTALETLEKRLGKDQSKWQYGQEKNKHVQIFHPLSAAVNDSLRSIFEAGPYPRGGYGLTVNNTSNGLNQRSGASFRFIVDTENWDNCLGMNSPGQSGDIRSPFYKNLFELWATNQFFPVHYSKEKVLQHSKEHRVLIPK, from the coding sequence ATGAAAAAACTACTTACTACTCTCATAAGCCTATGGGCTTTTTCTTTCCTCTTTTCACAATCCCAAAAACTCGATGGACTTCAGGCCGAGGTAAATATCTATACAGATGAATACGGGATTTCCCACATCTATGCAGATAATGAAGCAGACCTCTTTTTTGCGCAAGGCTATAATGCTGCCCGGGATCGATTGTTTCAATTTGAAGTCTGGCGCAGGCAGGCGACGGGAACAGTCGCAGAAATTTTAGGGCCAAGAGAATTGAAGCGAGACATAGGGACTCGACTATTCATGTTTCGGGGAGATATGGATCAGGAAATGAACTACTACCATGACAGGGGAAAACTGATCATTGAATCTTTTGTCAAAGGAGTCAATGCCTATATTGAAGAAACAGAAGGAAATCCTGATCTTCTCCCTTTGGAGTTTTCTCTTCTGGGAATCAAACCCCAAAAATGGACGCCAGCTGTTGTTATTTCCCGTCATCAGGGCTTATTGGGAAATATTGGGCAGGAATGGGCAAATGGTTTGATGCTTCGACTTGCATCGGAAGAAAAAGTTCGGGAGATCAATTGGTTTCATCCGAAAGACCCTCTACTGAATATGGATGAATCCATTAGCCTGGAAATGCTTTCCGAAAATATCCTCGAACTCTATGATGCTTACCGAAGACCTGTCATCTTTCAACCTGAGGACCTGATTGCCGAAGTGAGAAATGAGGAAGATGCCTTTAGGTATATAGCGGAAATACAGGAAAAAGAAAGGAAAGCCCTCCTTCAGGAAGAGTTGGAAAGTATTGGCAGTAATAATTGGGTAGTGGATGGAAGCAGAACCCAAAGCGGTTATCCTATAATGGCCAATGATCCTCATAGAACACTGGCAGCTCCTTCTCTTCGCTATATGTCTCATTTGGTAGCTCCCGGATGGAATGTCATTGGAGGAGGAGAACCCGAAATCCCTGGCATTTCTATTGGACATAATGAGTATGGTGCATGGGGACTAACGGTGTATCGTACGGATGGAGAAGATATGTATGTATATGATATCAATCCCAAAAACAAGAATCAATACTGGCACAAAGGGCAATGGTTGGATATGCATATCATTGAGGATGAGATAAAGGTGAAAGGACAAAAGCCAGAAAAGGTCGAATATAGGTATACCGTACATGGTCCAGTTCCTTTTGTGGATGAAAAAAGAAATAAAGCCTATGCGATTCGTTGTGCCTGGTTGGAAGTGGGTGGTTCTCCTTATTTGGCCAGTTTGCGTATGGATCAGGCCAAAAACTGGGAGGAGTTTCGGGAGGCATGTAACTATAGCCATATCCCGGGAGAGAATATGATTTGGGCAGATCGCGAAGGAAATATTGGATGGCAGGCAGTAGGAATTGCCCCGATCCGCCGAAACTTTAGTGGAATGGTACCGGTACCGGGAGATGGCCGATTTGAATGGGATGGTTATTTACCTATCAAAGCCAAAGCCCATATTTATAATCCCGAAAATGGATACATCATTACCGCCAATGAAGATGTAACTCCCAAGGACTATGAATATTGGGATGCAGTAGGATATAGTTGGGGTGATACGTACAGAGGCGATCGCTTAGCAGAATTGATTGACAGAGGCAGAAAACATAGCATGACGGATATGGCTGATTATCAAACAGATTATCTCTCCATTCCAGCCAGAATGCTTGTCCCTATGTTAAAGAACATTGAATTGAAAGATGAAAAACTGAAGGCTGCCAAAGCGGCTCTGCTGGATTGGGATTATCTCTTAGAACCGGGTTCTATTACAGCTTCTATTTATGTGGAATGGGAAAGTGCTATTCGGAGAAGTTATGTGGTGGCCAAAGTGCCTCCAGCTCTGCTAAATTTTCATGGAGAAAGTCTCTATTATCCTCAAATGAAGCTTGCTATAGATTGGGTGCTTTATGAAGCTGATAGGGAGGAAGTACTGAGGAAAAGCCTCTCAACAGCTTTGGAAACTTTGGAGAAAAGACTGGGGAAAGATCAGAGCAAGTGGCAGTATGGACAGGAGAAGAATAAACATGTGCAAATTTTCCATCCGCTGAGTGCGGCAGTCAATGATTCACTGCGCTCTATTTTTGAAGCGGGGCCTTATCCCCGTGGAGGCTACGGTTTGACCGTCAACAATACCAGCAATGGCCTGAATCAGCGCTCGGGAGCATCTTTCCGCTTCATTGTGGATACAGAAAACTGGGATAATTGTCTGGGTATGAATTCTCCCGGCCAATCCGGCGACATACGTAGTCCTTTCTACAAGAACTTATTTGAACTTTGGGCAACAAATCAATTTTTCCCCGTGCACTATTCAAAGGAGAAGGTTTTGCAACATTCGAAAGAACATCGAGTCCTTATACCTAAATAA
- a CDS encoding T9SS type A sorting domain-containing protein — MRYLPFPIVLIAILSFPLSIFAQLIPGESYFSSDNYVEYIAGNLPLIISVPHGGELKPQSIPDRDCSGCVYVKDSYTQELGREIAAAIQLQTGCYPHVVINLLHREKLDANRAIGEAADSNPEAEAAWTSYHAFIDSSENQIMQAFGKGLFLDLHGHGHDIQRIELGYLLSGSELRRPNSSLNDSLYINDISIRNLILADGQSNSLSQLVRGTQSLGALLEDRNYPSVPSDLDPAPQNGESYFSGGYNTRRYGSQQGGSIDAIQAECNQDIRFQEDDRQQFADSMGRVMIDFLQLYYLDQGGLDFCNAVSMEESIDFLWELYPNPARDHLLIETDLIQYELAIINQLGQLISQASMNSNQNRLDISSLNCGNYIIEVSQEKEVLHRAKFIKSCE, encoded by the coding sequence ATGAGATATTTGCCTTTCCCTATTGTATTGATTGCGATCCTCAGTTTCCCGCTCTCAATATTTGCCCAATTAATTCCCGGGGAATCCTATTTTAGCTCTGATAATTATGTCGAGTACATAGCTGGCAATTTACCTCTCATCATCTCTGTCCCTCATGGAGGAGAACTGAAACCTCAAAGTATTCCAGATCGCGATTGTAGTGGTTGTGTGTATGTAAAAGATTCCTATACACAGGAACTGGGAAGAGAAATAGCAGCTGCCATTCAGTTACAAACAGGCTGCTATCCCCATGTGGTCATCAACCTCCTTCATAGAGAAAAACTCGATGCTAATAGAGCGATAGGAGAAGCAGCAGATTCAAATCCAGAAGCCGAAGCTGCCTGGACTTCCTATCATGCTTTTATCGATTCGTCAGAAAATCAAATCATGCAGGCCTTTGGAAAAGGACTTTTTCTGGACCTGCACGGACATGGCCATGACATCCAGCGTATCGAGCTCGGATATTTACTAAGTGGATCGGAACTTCGCCGGCCCAATAGTAGCCTCAATGACTCTCTCTACATAAATGATATTAGCATCAGAAACCTGATTCTGGCTGATGGTCAATCCAATTCCCTGAGTCAACTTGTCCGCGGGACCCAAAGCCTGGGAGCTTTGCTGGAAGATCGTAATTACCCCAGTGTGCCCTCAGACCTCGACCCTGCCCCCCAGAACGGTGAATCCTATTTCAGTGGAGGATACAATACTCGACGATATGGTTCGCAGCAGGGAGGAAGTATAGATGCCATTCAGGCAGAATGCAATCAGGATATTCGTTTTCAGGAAGACGATCGTCAGCAATTTGCCGATAGTATGGGACGGGTTATGATTGATTTCTTGCAGCTCTACTATTTGGATCAGGGAGGACTGGATTTTTGTAATGCAGTTTCTATGGAGGAAAGCATTGATTTCCTTTGGGAATTGTATCCGAATCCTGCCCGGGATCATTTGCTTATTGAAACTGATCTGATACAATATGAATTGGCCATTATCAACCAATTGGGTCAACTAATCTCCCAGGCTTCGATGAACAGCAATCAAAATCGGCTGGATATTTCTTCCCTCAATTGTGGAAACTACATTATAGAGGTTTCTCAGGAAAAAGAGGTCTTGCATCGCGCTAAATTCATTAAATCATGTGAATAA
- a CDS encoding pyridoxal-dependent decarboxylase: MIDRKDFKKHVPQVIDWIQNYFDQLEDLPVKSKVQPKDIYKQIPASMPAQSESLEDMLKDLEEIILPGVTHWQHPNFHAYFPANSSVESLYAEFITSAIAAQCMIWDTSPAAAELEERMMEWLREAMAIPTTFEGVIQDTASTASLVAILTAREVSTDFQSNEEGVPNNLRIYCSSETHSSIEKGVVIAGIGRKNLKKIAVDEKMAMIPAELEKQIQEDIAAGFKPCCVIAAIGTTGTVAVDPLKEIAAICKKYEVWLHVDAAYAGSALLLPEYHWMIEGIEDADSFVFNPHKWLFTNFDCTVYFVKDVEVLLKTFEILPEYLKTRTRGLVNDYRDWGVPLGRRFRALKLWFVMRGFGLEGIQQKLRSQLELNQYFAEEIRKSDSFELLLEPFLNFSCFRYKGEEGMSAEELDTVNARLLEIINDSGKLFVSHTKIKGSYVYRMVIGQTYIEKRHVDHALEVFNEALKSL, from the coding sequence ATGATAGATCGCAAAGACTTCAAAAAACATGTTCCCCAGGTAATAGACTGGATTCAAAACTACTTTGATCAACTTGAAGATTTACCGGTCAAATCCAAGGTGCAGCCTAAGGATATTTATAAGCAAATCCCTGCTAGCATGCCTGCCCAGTCAGAGTCTTTGGAAGATATGCTCAAAGATTTGGAAGAAATCATTTTACCAGGAGTTACCCACTGGCAGCATCCCAATTTTCACGCATATTTCCCTGCTAACAGTTCGGTGGAATCCCTCTATGCTGAATTCATAACTTCTGCCATAGCTGCACAATGCATGATTTGGGATACTTCGCCAGCCGCCGCAGAACTGGAAGAGCGCATGATGGAATGGTTGAGGGAAGCCATGGCAATCCCGACTACTTTTGAGGGAGTAATACAGGATACAGCTTCGACAGCTTCTTTGGTAGCCATTTTGACAGCTCGGGAAGTCTCCACCGATTTTCAATCCAATGAAGAGGGCGTTCCCAATAATTTGCGAATTTATTGTTCTTCTGAAACCCATTCCTCCATAGAAAAAGGAGTAGTAATCGCAGGAATTGGTAGAAAGAACCTGAAAAAGATAGCAGTGGATGAAAAAATGGCCATGATTCCTGCAGAACTGGAAAAGCAAATACAGGAGGACATAGCTGCTGGCTTTAAGCCTTGCTGTGTAATCGCAGCAATAGGAACGACAGGTACAGTAGCCGTTGACCCTCTTAAAGAAATAGCTGCAATCTGTAAAAAATATGAAGTTTGGTTGCACGTGGATGCTGCGTATGCAGGCTCAGCACTTTTGTTGCCCGAATACCATTGGATGATAGAAGGAATAGAGGATGCAGATAGCTTTGTATTCAACCCCCATAAATGGCTCTTTACCAATTTTGATTGTACGGTCTATTTTGTGAAAGATGTAGAGGTGCTCTTGAAAACCTTCGAGATATTACCCGAATATCTTAAGACCCGAACCCGCGGTCTGGTAAACGATTACAGGGATTGGGGAGTACCTTTGGGCCGAAGATTCAGAGCCCTTAAACTCTGGTTTGTTATGCGAGGCTTTGGACTGGAAGGTATTCAGCAAAAGCTCCGATCTCAGCTTGAACTGAATCAATATTTTGCTGAGGAAATTAGAAAGAGTGATTCTTTTGAACTCCTACTAGAACCCTTCCTGAATTTCAGCTGTTTCCGATACAAAGGAGAGGAAGGAATGTCAGCTGAAGAACTGGATACAGTAAATGCCAGACTCTTGGAAATCATCAATGACAGCGGAAAACTGTTTGTTTCTCATACAAAAATTAAGGGTTCATACGTTTATCGTATGGTGATCGGACAAACCTATATTGAGAAACGTCATGTTGACCATGCCCTTGAGGTATTCAATGAAGCATTGAAATCTCTCTAG
- a CDS encoding NUDIX domain-containing protein, translated as MDNYKFCPQCAKPLVEEERGGQARKVCKDESCGFVYWNNPIPVVCAIVERDGHLILVQSIGWPKSWYALVTGFLERGEEPDEAVLREVKEETGLDAEIGSFVGMYKFYRRNQILMVYHVVAKEGEIVIDESELTGYKLVPIEEVQPWPAGTGIGLRDWLRTRGIERDFMEFPKS; from the coding sequence ATGGATAATTATAAATTTTGCCCTCAATGTGCTAAGCCTTTGGTTGAAGAAGAAAGAGGAGGACAGGCTCGTAAAGTTTGCAAGGATGAAAGCTGTGGTTTTGTGTATTGGAATAATCCTATTCCGGTTGTATGTGCCATCGTTGAAAGAGACGGGCACTTAATTTTGGTGCAAAGTATTGGATGGCCCAAATCCTGGTATGCACTGGTAACAGGTTTTTTGGAAAGAGGAGAAGAGCCGGATGAAGCTGTTTTGAGAGAGGTAAAAGAAGAAACCGGCCTGGATGCAGAAATAGGAAGCTTTGTAGGCATGTATAAGTTCTACAGGCGAAATCAGATTCTGATGGTATATCATGTGGTAGCCAAAGAAGGCGAAATCGTCATAGATGAAAGCGAATTGACCGGTTATAAGCTTGTTCCCATAGAAGAAGTTCAGCCCTGGCCGGCAGGTACAGGAATAGGTTTGAGAGATTGGTTGAGGACTCGGGGAATAGAGCGAGATTTTATGGAATTCCCCAAATCCTGA
- a CDS encoding FAD-dependent oxidoreductase, translating into MKETTTVAIVGAGIAGITAAYFEARKGHKVYLIELSPRAGGLLKSDSHEFGTFDYGTHVAGDCGLAELDEFLFGGMTEEDYLFFNPGDSGNYYGGILSEISPFVNTAVLPEHKSIRASLELLKAKGSHEAENLEELMIARFGKLFYREVMKEVVSKFMGKDPVELTKDAIYFFDMNRVLAFDAETTDRLKKIDNYDEALGYHYPAPGARKIYPRKGGIGSWIDFLMEKLEKEGVSYLAGTKITSVLEKGGKVEELALGDKVMAIDELIWSVPPAFLSRLLDPSSNFPRPRFRKTGLYDFAFDQPLDTKCFYINVYDPALHSARLSIYQNLAQDGPYYGCTTEVLADDIFDFEAKVDDILGELKTIGLLSDEHNCVYKGYRSIRAGFPVPEIQFLEQSEAMANALDEKLKNVRFIGRGNGRFFMKDILKHTYQSCAKELIVLA; encoded by the coding sequence ATGAAAGAAACTACAACTGTCGCAATAGTCGGAGCAGGGATAGCCGGTATCACAGCTGCATATTTCGAGGCAAGAAAAGGACATAAGGTATATCTTATCGAACTAAGTCCCAGAGCTGGTGGATTACTGAAAAGTGATTCACATGAATTTGGAACCTTTGATTATGGGACTCATGTAGCAGGGGATTGTGGACTTGCAGAACTGGATGAATTCCTTTTTGGAGGAATGACAGAGGAGGACTACCTCTTTTTCAATCCGGGAGACTCGGGCAATTATTATGGAGGCATTTTGAGTGAAATCAGTCCTTTCGTCAATACCGCTGTACTCCCCGAACATAAATCTATCCGAGCTTCTCTGGAGCTGTTGAAAGCAAAAGGAAGTCATGAAGCGGAAAATCTTGAGGAATTGATGATCGCTCGTTTTGGGAAGCTCTTTTACAGAGAGGTTATGAAAGAGGTAGTTTCGAAATTTATGGGGAAGGATCCTGTTGAACTGACCAAAGATGCCATTTATTTTTTCGATATGAACCGGGTTCTGGCCTTTGATGCAGAGACTACCGATAGACTGAAAAAAATTGATAATTATGATGAGGCCCTTGGCTATCATTATCCAGCTCCTGGAGCGAGGAAAATTTATCCACGTAAAGGAGGAATAGGAAGCTGGATAGATTTTCTTATGGAAAAATTGGAAAAGGAAGGAGTAAGCTATTTAGCAGGAACTAAAATTACTTCTGTGCTTGAAAAAGGAGGAAAAGTTGAAGAGTTGGCTTTGGGGGATAAAGTCATGGCGATTGATGAATTGATATGGTCTGTTCCGCCGGCCTTTCTTTCTCGCCTGCTAGATCCTTCATCCAACTTCCCGAGACCTCGATTTAGAAAAACAGGACTCTATGACTTTGCTTTCGATCAGCCATTAGATACAAAATGCTTTTATATCAATGTTTACGATCCTGCTCTGCATTCCGCCCGGCTAAGCATTTACCAGAATCTGGCCCAGGATGGTCCTTATTATGGATGTACCACCGAAGTACTGGCAGATGATATATTTGATTTTGAAGCGAAAGTGGATGATATCCTGGGAGAATTAAAGACCATAGGTTTGCTTTCTGATGAGCACAATTGTGTCTACAAAGGCTATCGATCCATCCGCGCAGGCTTTCCTGTTCCTGAAATCCAATTTCTGGAGCAGAGCGAAGCAATGGCAAATGCATTGGACGAAAAACTGAAAAATGTACGCTTTATTGGTCGGGGGAATGGCCGATTTTTTATGAAAGACATTCTGAAACATACCTATCAGAGTTGTGCCAAAGAGCTAATTGTACTGGCTTAA
- a CDS encoding glycosyltransferase family 2 protein, producing MEDRKPKISLLIYTYNRAHLIEESIHSVLNQTYRDFELVLVNNGSTDHTRDVLDKYALHEKVRVIHVEQNLGSAGGMNFAFDNIGGEWFAQMGDDDLLLPNCFERMMRVLTEIDPTVTAITCNAMSSIDRSFTGTGFDHDQYMPLEKIILQGNGDFFAITQTKLLGDKRLNPDLPGDANVLWYQIDAIANRYYIHEALMIYNDAIGENESTVHSSINAGIRIKRYQELLKEDFYWRVMKKYNLKQFHARCLRGMYFMRAAKNMADMNLYKEMLNSSEPGFKSRLLAKCILAIPASLLSKLYELSGKSFLSEGLFRVFFKKHSLIGQRI from the coding sequence ATGGAAGATCGTAAACCGAAGATCAGCCTGCTCATTTACACTTACAACCGCGCTCACCTCATAGAGGAATCCATCCATAGTGTATTGAATCAAACCTACCGGGACTTTGAATTGGTTCTGGTCAATAATGGGAGTACGGATCATACCCGAGACGTTCTGGATAAATATGCCTTGCACGAAAAAGTCAGGGTAATCCATGTCGAGCAAAATCTGGGAAGCGCCGGAGGGATGAACTTTGCCTTTGATAATATTGGAGGAGAATGGTTTGCTCAAATGGGAGATGATGACCTTCTGCTGCCCAATTGCTTCGAACGCATGATGCGAGTCCTAACGGAAATAGACCCTACCGTAACCGCAATTACCTGCAATGCTATGTCGAGTATAGACCGATCCTTCACTGGGACCGGATTTGATCATGACCAATACATGCCTTTGGAGAAGATCATTTTGCAGGGTAATGGAGATTTTTTTGCGATCACTCAAACAAAACTTCTTGGAGATAAACGCCTCAATCCCGACTTGCCGGGAGATGCGAATGTACTTTGGTATCAGATTGACGCTATTGCAAACAGGTATTATATCCATGAAGCCCTGATGATTTATAATGATGCAATCGGAGAAAATGAGTCAACCGTTCATAGCTCCATAAATGCAGGAATTCGGATAAAAAGATATCAGGAATTGCTCAAAGAGGATTTCTATTGGAGAGTTATGAAAAAATATAACCTCAAACAGTTTCATGCTCGCTGTTTGAGAGGGATGTATTTTATGCGAGCTGCAAAGAATATGGCAGATATGAATCTCTACAAAGAGATGCTCAATAGCTCTGAACCGGGATTCAAATCTCGTCTACTGGCCAAATGTATCCTGGCAATACCCGCCTCCCTACTTTCGAAATTGTATGAGCTTTCGGGTAAAAGTTTTCTTTCTGAAGGATTGTTCCGGGTATTTTTCAAAAAGCATTCTCTGATCGGACAACGTATTTAA